One segment of Trichlorobacter ammonificans DNA contains the following:
- a CDS encoding YkgJ family cysteine cluster protein, which yields MLFIPTKRTVRHGLLLDHPEDGTSRCAGCDASCCRGFPQVELTAEEYATLERLGANRLEFTLNERFFLVIEHGCEFLVGKPLRYLPAAPRHLPPLRLP from the coding sequence ATGCTCTTCATCCCCACCAAGCGAACGGTACGACACGGGTTGCTGCTTGATCATCCCGAGGACGGTACCTCGCGCTGCGCCGGCTGCGATGCCTCCTGCTGCCGCGGTTTTCCCCAGGTGGAGTTGACGGCGGAGGAGTACGCCACCCTGGAGCGGCTGGGAGCCAACCGGCTGGAGTTCACCCTGAACGAACGGTTTTTTCTGGTGATCGAGCATGGCTGCGAGTTTCTGGTGGGGAAACCGCTGCGGTATCTACCAGCAGCGCCCCGCCATCTGCCGCCGCTTCGTCTGCCGTGA
- a CDS encoding TerC family protein, with amino-acid sequence MDWLADPQAWMALLTLTALEIVLGIDNIIFISILTGKLPEHQRETAQKLGLSLAMITRLLLLFSLTWIMKLTTPFFQVLGHGVSGRDLILIVGGLFLLAKSTMEIHDKLEGEEHHAGAAGAAVSFRGILVQIMFLDIVFSLDSVITAVGMARQLGVMVTAVVISVGVMLFCAGSVSRFVERHPTVKVLALSFLLMIGVALIADGFAFHIPKGYIYFAMAFSVFVEMVNIKVRKNAERPVRLRQQIVK; translated from the coding sequence ATGGACTGGTTGGCCGACCCCCAGGCCTGGATGGCCCTTCTGACCCTCACCGCCCTGGAAATCGTCCTGGGCATCGACAACATCATCTTCATCAGCATCCTCACCGGCAAGCTGCCGGAGCACCAGCGGGAAACGGCCCAGAAGCTGGGGCTCTCCCTGGCCATGATCACGCGGCTTTTACTGCTCTTCTCCCTCACCTGGATCATGAAGTTGACCACCCCGTTTTTCCAGGTACTGGGGCATGGTGTTTCCGGGCGGGACCTGATCCTGATCGTGGGGGGCCTGTTCCTGCTGGCCAAGAGCACCATGGAGATCCACGACAAGCTGGAGGGGGAAGAACACCATGCCGGCGCCGCCGGGGCTGCGGTGTCCTTCAGGGGGATCCTGGTGCAGATCATGTTTCTGGATATCGTGTTCTCGCTGGATTCGGTGATCACGGCGGTAGGGATGGCCCGGCAGCTGGGGGTGATGGTGACGGCGGTGGTGATCTCGGTGGGAGTGATGCTGTTCTGCGCCGGTTCGGTGAGCCGGTTCGTTGAGCGTCACCCCACGGTGAAGGTGCTGGCCCTGTCGTTTTTGCTGATGATCGGCGTGGCGCTGATCGCCGACGGCTTCGCCTTCCATATCCCCAAGGGGTACATCTACTTCGCCATGGCTTTCTCGGTCTTTGTGGAGATGGTCAACATCAAGGTGCGCAAGAATGCGGAGCGACCGGTGAGGCTGCGGCAGCAGATCGTGAAGTGA
- a CDS encoding tRNA1(Val) (adenine(37)-N6)-methyltransferase translates to MQTEALTRDELKRFSLVLDQPKDGYRFTLDPLLLCDFSAAADERAIADLGSGSGVMALVLARMAPAARVTALEKEPAMATLAEGNVRLNDLGERVHVLREDVLHLRRHLPVSCMDLVVSNPPYRKPGRGRLNPHPGKLAARHETSAGLADFLAAAKYLVKPSGRICFVYHPARLPEFMAVATQLKLTVRRLRLVHGTPEAPAKVFLAELTKGGRVAETTVLPPLVVRTDGQNYTDEVRTLLLGSREPTVAQT, encoded by the coding sequence GTGCAGACTGAAGCACTGACCCGCGACGAACTGAAGCGGTTCAGCCTGGTGCTGGACCAGCCGAAGGACGGCTACCGCTTCACCCTGGACCCGCTGCTGCTGTGCGACTTCAGTGCTGCCGCCGATGAGCGGGCCATTGCCGACCTGGGGTCCGGCAGCGGCGTCATGGCCCTGGTGCTGGCGCGGATGGCCCCGGCAGCGCGGGTGACTGCGCTGGAAAAGGAACCGGCCATGGCAACGCTGGCCGAAGGGAATGTGCGCTTGAACGACCTGGGGGAACGGGTGCACGTACTGCGGGAGGATGTGCTGCACCTGCGGCGCCACCTGCCGGTCTCCTGCATGGACCTGGTGGTAAGCAACCCGCCGTACCGCAAACCGGGACGGGGCCGCCTGAATCCCCATCCCGGCAAACTGGCGGCCCGCCACGAAACCAGCGCCGGCTTGGCCGACTTCCTGGCCGCGGCCAAGTACCTGGTGAAACCGTCCGGCAGGATCTGCTTCGTCTACCATCCGGCACGGCTGCCGGAGTTCATGGCCGTTGCCACCCAGTTGAAGCTGACGGTGCGGCGGCTGCGGCTGGTGCACGGCACTCCTGAGGCTCCGGCCAAGGTGTTTCTGGCTGAACTGACCAAGGGGGGCCGGGTGGCGGAGACCACGGTGTTGCCGCCGCTGGTGGTACGGACCGACGGCCAGAACTACACCGACGAGGTGCGGACCCTGCTTCTGGGAAGCCGTGAACCCACGGTTGCTCAAACATAG
- a CDS encoding MaoC family dehydratase has translation MDAVSAVLAQYRQQAGQEIGIGEWLVVEQSRIDAFAEATGDRQWIHIDPERAAVESPYGSTVAHGFLTLSLLPLLTQANAPGAFERNYPGMALRVNYGLNKVRFPAPVKPGERIRARTTVLGAEPAGHGVEIRYQLTVEIEGQDKPACVAEQLVRVYPR, from the coding sequence ATGGATGCGGTGAGTGCGGTGCTGGCGCAGTACCGGCAGCAGGCGGGACAGGAGATCGGGATCGGCGAGTGGCTGGTGGTGGAGCAGAGTCGGATCGATGCCTTTGCCGAGGCCACCGGCGACCGGCAGTGGATTCATATCGACCCGGAACGGGCGGCCGTGGAGTCGCCCTACGGCAGCACCGTTGCCCACGGCTTCCTGACCCTGTCGCTGCTGCCCCTTCTGACCCAGGCCAACGCGCCGGGTGCCTTTGAGCGCAACTACCCCGGCATGGCACTGCGGGTCAACTACGGGCTGAACAAGGTGCGCTTTCCGGCGCCGGTGAAGCCGGGGGAGCGGATCAGGGCGCGGACCACGGTGCTGGGGGCCGAACCGGCGGGCCACGGCGTGGAGATCCGCTACCAGCTGACCGTGGAGATCGAGGGGCAGGATAAGCCGGCCTGTGTGGCGGAACAACTGGTGCGGGTTTATCCACGCTGA
- a CDS encoding glycosyltransferase — MRIVFLAPFGIRPKGTLQARMLPLAAALQRRGHELTVVAPPYTNPEDAGLVELAEGVEVRNVALGPAAGALAAPFIAGRMLREALERKPDLVHLFKPKGYGGLAALLLLAMPPLGLQAPPLLVDSDDREGTGGMNDRLPYSGPEKWLFSFQERFLTRHGAAVTVASRALESLAWSMGARPERTLYLPNGPVTRPAGNRQRGRERFGIGPQTPLLLLYTRFFECVSPRLHELAARICRRLPEVKLLVVGKGPNGEEQALEQAAIRGGFHKNLLMAGWLEPDRLPDCLAAADAALYPFDDTLVNRTKCPAKLAELAAAGIAVAAERVGQINDYLLHNESALLVEPGDPEGLAAAACLLLSDRDLARRLGDNAARRMAGLFSWEVAAERLEALYITVRREVRP; from the coding sequence ATGAGGATCGTTTTCCTGGCACCGTTCGGCATCCGCCCCAAGGGAACCCTGCAGGCCCGCATGCTGCCGCTGGCCGCTGCCCTGCAGCGCCGCGGCCACGAACTGACCGTGGTGGCCCCCCCCTACACCAACCCGGAGGATGCCGGGCTGGTGGAACTGGCTGAAGGGGTGGAGGTTCGCAACGTCGCCCTGGGCCCTGCCGCCGGAGCCCTGGCCGCGCCCTTTATCGCCGGCCGGATGCTGCGGGAAGCGCTGGAGCGGAAGCCGGACCTGGTACACCTGTTCAAACCCAAGGGGTACGGCGGCCTGGCGGCGCTGCTTCTCCTGGCGATGCCGCCCTTGGGCCTGCAGGCCCCGCCCCTGCTGGTGGATAGCGACGACCGGGAGGGGACCGGCGGCATGAACGACCGTCTCCCCTACAGTGGGCCTGAGAAATGGCTCTTCTCTTTCCAGGAGCGGTTCCTTACCCGGCACGGTGCCGCCGTGACCGTGGCGTCACGGGCCCTGGAGTCTCTGGCCTGGAGCATGGGCGCCCGACCGGAGCGGACCCTCTATCTCCCCAACGGCCCGGTGACCCGGCCGGCCGGCAACCGACAGCGGGGGCGGGAGCGGTTCGGCATCGGGCCGCAGACGCCGCTTTTGCTCCTGTACACCCGCTTCTTCGAGTGCGTCTCCCCCCGGCTCCACGAGCTGGCGGCCCGGATCTGCCGCCGCCTGCCGGAGGTGAAGCTGCTGGTGGTGGGAAAAGGGCCGAACGGAGAAGAACAGGCCCTGGAACAGGCCGCCATCCGCGGCGGCTTCCACAAGAACCTGCTCATGGCCGGCTGGCTGGAACCGGACCGGCTGCCCGACTGCCTGGCTGCCGCCGACGCTGCGCTGTACCCCTTTGACGACACCCTGGTGAACCGCACCAAATGCCCGGCCAAGCTGGCGGAGCTGGCGGCGGCAGGCATAGCGGTGGCGGCAGAACGGGTGGGACAGATCAACGACTACCTGCTGCACAACGAATCTGCCCTGCTGGTGGAACCGGGGGACCCGGAGGGGCTGGCGGCGGCCGCCTGCCTGCTGCTCAGCGACCGTGACCTGGCCCGCCGCCTGGGTGACAACGCCGCCCGCCGGATGGCCGGTCTTTTTTCCTGGGAAGTCGCCGCGGAGCGGCTTGAAGCGCTCTACATAACCGTACGCCGGGAGGTCCGGCCATGA
- a CDS encoding YfhO family protein, with the protein MKDRALNWPPLMFLLLLMVALFSGILFTDRIVRAPDILNEFYWGVYNAYGAPLWSMLKLNLANAGWDPYINGGHTNDGGMVSTQFLYLYRLIFGLIPAPASVAWFMVLHLFLGGAGTFYYCRLVGCSRTAALLGALVFALCTENVSLINAGHVMKIATIAHAPWVFYFLEKGFRDRRWFPYLCAGLVLAFQFFNTHWQIAFYTCLAVGGYVIIRLLAGLCSGESTAATGRTLLMSSVMTLFFLAAAAISLAPLASWSTDTNRGAHSGANQGKGGLDRDEAMMWSLPPEETAAFLVPGLFGLSRQEGGDMPRPGHTYYWGRMVFTQTASYFGLLPWLLLPLPLIFRRDRITLAALAAVAGGILFAMGKYTPLYQLLYDWLPGIDRFRVPKMILFITALGLAVLAARGLDLLRDDDIRRSPKLKGWFRWLLAIPLLLAALLLTEKLAGGWLRGELMELLTRPTRYQAGVELATQRWLNLERETGLALALASLQVLLLLAAAKRYLSVGVATLALLALFTADLWRVNHSFLVLTDPPQRTEQSLTPAMRWLKGQTGSSGNGVPVYRVLPLGDLDPMRFAAARLPVLYTSNAVQKRRWQEYLDRVTFTNRLPDLMNVRWLVCTEPVLAQITPHLGEAYRIVFREGGEVILENRGVLPKAWLVPTARVAADPTERLNLLTAPSFDPARQALVETTPQVSLDGTASGTVRLERLEAERISLATDAAAAGLLVLGEKYHQGWRATVDGAPVPVVAVNHILRGIYLPPGSHRVEFSFAPLPYRIGRGITLAAFTFFALAALWEWRRRRRGSRAD; encoded by the coding sequence ATGAAGGACCGGGCTCTGAACTGGCCGCCGCTTATGTTCCTGCTGCTGCTGATGGTCGCCCTGTTCAGCGGCATCCTCTTCACCGACCGGATCGTGCGGGCCCCGGACATCCTCAACGAATTCTACTGGGGGGTCTACAACGCCTACGGCGCGCCGCTCTGGTCAATGCTGAAACTCAACCTGGCCAATGCCGGCTGGGACCCGTACATCAACGGCGGCCATACCAACGACGGCGGCATGGTCTCCACCCAGTTCCTCTACCTCTACCGCCTGATCTTCGGCCTGATCCCGGCCCCGGCCAGCGTGGCCTGGTTCATGGTGCTGCACCTCTTCCTGGGGGGAGCCGGCACCTTTTACTACTGTCGCCTGGTGGGCTGCTCCCGCACTGCGGCGCTGCTGGGGGCCCTGGTCTTTGCGCTCTGCACCGAGAACGTGTCGCTCATCAATGCCGGCCACGTAATGAAGATCGCCACCATCGCCCATGCACCGTGGGTCTTCTACTTCCTTGAAAAGGGGTTCCGCGACCGCCGCTGGTTCCCCTACCTCTGCGCCGGTCTGGTGCTGGCCTTCCAGTTCTTCAACACCCACTGGCAGATCGCCTTCTACACCTGCCTGGCGGTGGGGGGCTACGTGATCATCCGCCTGCTGGCCGGCCTGTGCTCCGGCGAATCCACCGCCGCCACCGGCCGCACCCTGCTGATGAGCAGCGTCATGACCCTGTTCTTCCTGGCTGCCGCCGCCATCTCCCTGGCGCCGCTGGCCTCCTGGTCCACGGATACCAACCGCGGCGCCCATTCCGGCGCCAACCAGGGCAAGGGGGGCCTTGACCGGGACGAGGCGATGATGTGGTCCCTGCCGCCGGAAGAAACCGCAGCCTTCCTGGTGCCCGGCCTCTTCGGCCTGTCCCGCCAGGAAGGGGGCGATATGCCGCGGCCGGGACATACCTACTACTGGGGACGGATGGTCTTCACCCAGACCGCCTCCTACTTCGGCCTGCTCCCCTGGCTGCTGCTGCCCCTGCCGCTGATCTTCCGGCGGGACCGGATCACCCTGGCGGCCCTGGCCGCCGTGGCGGGGGGCATCCTCTTTGCCATGGGCAAGTACACCCCGCTCTACCAGCTCCTCTACGACTGGCTGCCGGGGATCGACCGCTTCCGGGTACCCAAGATGATCCTCTTCATCACCGCCCTGGGCCTGGCGGTGCTGGCGGCCCGGGGACTGGACCTGCTGCGGGACGACGACATCCGCCGCTCGCCGAAGCTCAAAGGCTGGTTCCGCTGGCTGCTGGCCATTCCGCTGCTGCTGGCCGCCTTGCTGCTGACGGAAAAGCTGGCCGGCGGCTGGCTGCGGGGAGAACTGATGGAACTGCTGACCCGCCCCACCCGCTACCAGGCCGGGGTGGAACTGGCCACCCAGCGCTGGCTCAACCTTGAGCGGGAAACCGGCCTGGCCCTGGCCCTGGCCTCCCTGCAGGTGCTGCTGCTCCTGGCCGCGGCCAAACGCTACCTCTCCGTCGGGGTGGCCACGCTTGCGCTGCTGGCCCTCTTCACCGCCGACCTCTGGCGGGTGAACCACTCTTTCCTGGTGCTGACCGACCCGCCGCAACGGACGGAACAGTCCCTCACCCCGGCCATGCGCTGGCTGAAGGGGCAGACGGGCAGCTCGGGGAACGGGGTGCCGGTCTACCGGGTGCTCCCCCTGGGGGACCTGGACCCGATGCGCTTCGCGGCGGCCCGCCTGCCGGTGCTCTACACCTCCAACGCCGTGCAGAAGCGGCGCTGGCAGGAGTACCTGGACCGGGTCACCTTCACCAACCGGCTGCCGGACCTGATGAACGTCCGCTGGCTGGTCTGCACGGAACCGGTGCTGGCGCAGATAACTCCCCATCTGGGGGAGGCCTATCGGATCGTCTTCCGGGAGGGGGGCGAAGTGATCCTGGAAAACCGTGGGGTACTGCCCAAGGCCTGGCTCGTGCCCACGGCACGAGTGGCCGCCGACCCGACTGAGCGGCTGAATCTCCTGACCGCCCCCTCCTTTGACCCGGCCCGGCAGGCGCTGGTGGAGACCACGCCCCAGGTTTCCTTGGACGGCACGGCCTCCGGCACCGTCCGGCTGGAGCGGCTGGAGGCCGAACGGATTTCGCTTGCAACCGATGCCGCTGCCGCAGGCCTGCTGGTGCTGGGGGAGAAATATCATCAGGGATGGCGGGCCACGGTGGATGGCGCTCCCGTGCCGGTGGTGGCGGTGAACCATATCCTGCGCGGTATCTACCTGCCGCCGGGGAGCCACCGGGTGGAGTTCAGCTTTGCGCCGCTCCCCTACCGGATCGGCCGGGGAATCACCCTGGCCGCCTTTACGTTCTTCGCCCTGGCGGCACTCTGGGAGTGGCGCCGCCGCCGGAGGGGCAGCCGTGCAGACTGA
- the queF gene encoding preQ(1) synthase: MNLHEQLKSLGEGTATTYRYDAPDAGLLEAFPSPFAKPELNPVGCTGTLHIECPEFTSLCPMTGQPDFATIVIDYQPSLLCVESKSLKLYLGSFRMHGEFHEACVNRICNDLVKLLDPVWLTVRGQFTPRGGIPFWPTAEYRR; this comes from the coding sequence ATGAACCTGCATGAACAGCTGAAATCCCTGGGAGAAGGCACTGCCACCACCTACCGCTACGACGCTCCGGACGCCGGGCTGCTGGAGGCGTTTCCCTCCCCCTTTGCCAAACCGGAACTGAACCCGGTGGGCTGCACCGGCACCCTGCATATCGAGTGCCCCGAATTCACCAGCCTCTGCCCCATGACCGGCCAGCCCGATTTCGCCACCATCGTGATCGACTACCAGCCCAGCCTGCTCTGTGTGGAAAGCAAGAGCCTCAAACTCTACCTGGGCTCTTTCCGGATGCACGGCGAATTCCACGAAGCCTGTGTCAACCGGATCTGCAACGACCTGGTGAAACTGCTGGATCCGGTCTGGCTCACGGTACGGGGGCAGTTCACGCCACGGGGGGGGATTCCGTTCTGGCCCACGGCGGAATACCGGCGCTGA
- a CDS encoding 1,4-dihydroxy-6-naphthoate synthase: MRDPLTLGFSPCPNDTFMFYPLVHGLVDTGGLCFNERLEDVETLNRLAVQGVLDVTKVSYAALGHIREEYGLLRAGSALGRGCGPLVVAREPFDLSTLRGKTIAIPGRYTTAHLLLRLFDPSLALFLEMPFHEIMDAVMTGRVDAGVIIHESRFTYRGFGLHELLDLGSWWEGETGLPIPLGGIVARRSLGGATITVIERALSAAVAYARDNPAAAARYIREHAQEMSPEVCAAHIGLYVNDFSKELGDEGERAIAELLRRAERAGVVPPSTLPLFAV; this comes from the coding sequence ATGCGCGATCCCCTGACCCTCGGTTTTTCCCCCTGTCCCAACGATACCTTCATGTTCTACCCCCTGGTGCACGGCCTGGTGGATACCGGCGGCTTGTGCTTCAACGAGCGGCTGGAGGATGTGGAGACCCTGAACCGCCTGGCGGTGCAGGGGGTGCTGGACGTGACCAAGGTTTCCTACGCGGCCCTGGGGCATATCCGGGAGGAGTACGGGCTCTTGCGGGCCGGCAGCGCCCTGGGGCGGGGCTGCGGACCGCTCGTGGTGGCGCGGGAGCCGTTCGACCTGTCGACGCTGCGGGGTAAAACCATCGCCATTCCCGGCCGCTACACCACGGCCCACCTGCTGCTGCGGCTGTTCGATCCCTCCCTTGCACTGTTCCTGGAGATGCCGTTTCACGAGATCATGGATGCGGTCATGACCGGCCGGGTCGATGCCGGGGTGATCATCCACGAGTCCCGCTTCACCTACCGGGGGTTCGGTCTCCATGAACTGCTGGACCTGGGGAGCTGGTGGGAGGGGGAGACCGGCCTGCCGATCCCGCTGGGGGGGATCGTGGCCCGCCGCAGCCTGGGGGGAGCAACCATCACGGTCATCGAGCGGGCCCTCTCCGCTGCCGTGGCCTATGCCCGGGACAACCCGGCCGCTGCGGCCCGCTATATCCGCGAGCATGCCCAGGAGATGAGCCCGGAGGTCTGCGCCGCCCATATCGGGCTGTATGTGAACGATTTTTCCAAAGAGTTGGGGGACGAAGGGGAACGGGCCATAGCCGAACTGCTGCGCCGGGCCGAACGGGCCGGGGTGGTGCCGCCCTCCACGCTGCCGCTCTTTGCCGTTTGA
- a CDS encoding D-2-hydroxyacid dehydrogenase, giving the protein MTTQHQRIVILDGYTVNPGDNPWDPVTEQGTSAVYDRTPPELVLERATGAEIILTSKVKLTAAILEQLPELRFISLLATGYNNVDVEAAGQRGIMVANVPAYSTESVAQTTFALLLELTTRAGLHDRAVKAGEWVNAPDFSFQKAPLVELDGLTLGIVGFGAIGRAVARIGAAFGMRILAFTPRPPAAELFPDVTFVGRDELFSRADVVSLNCPQTADNAGFVDAALLGRMKRSALLINVARGGLVNEADLAAALRDGVIAGAGLDVVAVEPMQADNPLLTAPACIITPHIAWATLAARRRLTAVVAANVHGYLSGAPINLVNSAWLRKPA; this is encoded by the coding sequence ATGACAACCCAGCACCAGCGGATCGTGATTCTGGACGGCTATACCGTGAACCCCGGCGACAATCCCTGGGACCCGGTGACGGAGCAGGGGACGAGTGCGGTGTACGACCGCACCCCGCCTGAGCTGGTGCTGGAGCGGGCGACCGGTGCCGAAATTATCCTGACCAGCAAGGTGAAGCTGACCGCCGCCATCCTGGAACAGTTGCCAGAGCTGCGTTTCATTTCGCTGCTGGCCACCGGGTACAACAACGTGGATGTGGAGGCCGCAGGACAGCGGGGGATCATGGTGGCCAACGTGCCGGCCTACTCCACGGAGTCGGTGGCCCAGACCACCTTTGCCCTGCTGCTGGAGCTGACCACCCGGGCGGGGCTGCACGACCGGGCGGTGAAGGCGGGGGAGTGGGTAAACGCTCCTGACTTCTCGTTCCAGAAGGCGCCGCTGGTGGAGCTGGACGGCCTGACCCTGGGGATCGTGGGGTTCGGCGCCATCGGCCGGGCCGTGGCCCGGATCGGCGCTGCCTTTGGCATGAGGATACTCGCGTTCACCCCCCGTCCGCCGGCGGCGGAACTGTTCCCGGACGTGACCTTCGTGGGCCGTGACGAGCTGTTCAGCCGGGCGGATGTGGTGTCGCTCAACTGCCCCCAGACCGCCGACAATGCCGGGTTTGTCGATGCCGCCCTGCTGGGGCGGATGAAGCGGAGCGCGCTGTTGATCAACGTGGCCCGGGGCGGCCTGGTGAACGAGGCGGACCTGGCCGCTGCCCTGCGGGACGGCGTCATTGCCGGGGCCGGGCTGGACGTGGTGGCGGTGGAGCCGATGCAGGCGGACAATCCGTTGCTGACCGCTCCCGCCTGCATCATCACCCCCCACATCGCCTGGGCCACCCTGGCGGCCCGCCGCCGCCTCACCGCCGTTGTGGCGGCCAATGTCCACGGCTACCTGAGCGGTGCGCCGATCAACCTGGTGAACAGTGCCTGGCTGCGGAAACCGGCGTAA
- the msrP gene encoding protein-methionine-sulfoxide reductase catalytic subunit MsrP, which translates to MSRYELPASELTPEEIFRTRRTLLKALGFIGLNAWPLLNACTNYAAQSRDVRGTLVNLKQIQAVRNPAYTLDRPLTDRLEAAGYTNFYEFTQGKEVWRSVDRFLTRPWEVRITGLVKKPLTLSIDELLKLFPQEERHYRFRCVETWAMAVPWTGFPLAALVKRAEPLSSATHLSLLSFLKRDQAPEQGRGRVELWPYHEGLTLPEAMNELAFLATGLYGRELPPQHGAPLRLVTPWKYGFKSIKSVVEIRFTDRQPPTFWSSLAPQEYGFWANINPGVPHPRWSQEQETLLGSGERRRTLLYNGYDGQVGHLYKQVDTRYFF; encoded by the coding sequence ATGTCCCGTTACGAACTGCCGGCATCCGAGCTGACCCCGGAGGAGATCTTCCGCACCCGCCGCACCCTGCTGAAGGCGCTGGGGTTCATCGGTCTCAACGCCTGGCCGTTGTTGAACGCCTGCACCAACTACGCGGCCCAGAGCCGGGATGTGCGGGGAACCCTGGTAAATCTGAAGCAGATTCAGGCAGTCCGCAACCCGGCCTACACCCTGGACCGTCCCCTCACCGACCGGCTGGAGGCGGCCGGCTACACCAATTTCTACGAATTCACCCAGGGCAAGGAGGTCTGGCGCAGTGTCGACCGGTTCCTCACCCGCCCCTGGGAGGTGCGGATCACCGGCCTGGTGAAGAAGCCGCTGACCTTGTCCATCGACGAACTTCTGAAGCTGTTTCCCCAGGAGGAGCGGCACTACCGGTTTCGCTGCGTGGAAACCTGGGCCATGGCGGTTCCCTGGACCGGCTTTCCCCTGGCAGCGCTGGTGAAACGGGCCGAGCCGCTTTCCTCGGCCACCCATCTTTCCTTGCTCTCCTTTCTGAAGCGGGACCAAGCGCCGGAGCAGGGGCGGGGCAGGGTTGAGCTGTGGCCTTACCACGAAGGGCTGACCCTGCCGGAGGCGATGAACGAGCTGGCCTTCCTGGCCACCGGCCTCTACGGCCGGGAACTGCCGCCCCAGCATGGCGCGCCGCTGCGGCTGGTGACGCCGTGGAAGTACGGTTTCAAGAGCATCAAGTCGGTGGTGGAGATCCGCTTCACCGACCGCCAGCCCCCCACCTTCTGGAGCAGCCTGGCGCCGCAGGAGTACGGTTTCTGGGCCAACATCAACCCCGGTGTACCCCATCCCCGCTGGAGCCAGGAGCAGGAAACCCTGCTGGGCAGCGGGGAGCGGCGCCGGACGCTGCTGTACAACGGTTATGACGGTCAGGTGGGACACCTTTACAAGCAGGTCGATACACGCTATTTTTTCTGA
- a CDS encoding glycosyltransferase family 2 protein → MPLVSVIIPCYNQGEFLAESIGSVLASDFDDLEIVVVDDGSTAPETVGILDSLEHPRTRLLRRTNGGLAAARNSGVVEAAGRYILALDADDRIGPRYLGAAVAALEADPAVGIVYCRAEKFGAETGPWRLPPFSPWRMRLGNGIFCSALYRREDWQTAGGYDETLRRGWEDWDFWLALLELGRRVVCLDQTGFFYRKSPVSMAAVMTPDLKTTLHRRLMAKHADYFGGWAVLLSPLLPLYYRLAGSGPYRWLKKGMGH, encoded by the coding sequence ATGCCCCTCGTCTCCGTGATCATACCCTGCTACAACCAGGGAGAGTTCCTGGCCGAATCCATCGGTTCGGTGCTGGCTTCCGACTTCGACGACCTGGAAATCGTGGTGGTGGACGACGGCTCCACCGCCCCGGAAACCGTGGGGATTTTGGACAGCCTGGAGCACCCCCGCACCCGTCTGCTCCGCCGGACCAACGGCGGCCTGGCCGCGGCCCGCAACAGCGGCGTCGTGGAGGCCGCGGGTCGCTACATCCTGGCGCTGGATGCCGACGACCGGATTGGCCCCCGCTACCTCGGCGCGGCGGTGGCGGCCCTGGAGGCAGACCCGGCGGTGGGGATCGTCTACTGCCGGGCGGAGAAGTTCGGCGCCGAAACCGGCCCCTGGCGGCTGCCCCCCTTTTCCCCCTGGCGGATGAGGCTGGGAAACGGTATCTTCTGCTCCGCCCTCTACCGCCGGGAGGACTGGCAGACCGCGGGGGGCTACGACGAAACCCTGCGCCGCGGCTGGGAAGACTGGGATTTCTGGCTGGCGCTCCTGGAGCTGGGACGGCGGGTGGTATGCCTCGACCAGACCGGGTTCTTCTATCGGAAAAGCCCGGTCTCCATGGCTGCGGTGATGACTCCGGACCTGAAAACAACGCTGCATCGGCGGCTGATGGCCAAACATGCCGATTACTTCGGCGGCTGGGCGGTGCTGCTTTCACCACTGCTGCCGCTGTACTACCGGCTGGCCGGAAGCGGCCCGTACCGCTGGCTGAAAAAGGGAATGGGACACTGA